The following are from one region of the Magallana gigas chromosome 6, xbMagGiga1.1, whole genome shotgun sequence genome:
- the LOC105332216 gene encoding E3 SUMO-protein ligase PIAS2 isoform X5 produces MADLPELKHMVMSFRVSELQVLLGYAGRNKTGRKTDLMGRALQLLQKGCSVPIQIKIRELYNQIFGSNRRKPTAPKPGEDGSINFKSEGPWFSGPMDYSNRMHHDPAPHSSSLGMLPVHPDVKLKHLPFYDCVAELMKPTSLVPRGSSKFQENHYSFHLTPQQAQDIAMSRDFRPGARCEYTTQIQLRFCLLEISCEQDDHFPPSICVRVNGKMAPLPNPIPTNKPGVEPKRPGRPVDITPLCRLSPTLPNQIEVSWAADFGRGFCIAIFLVKKLTSDTLLGRLKQFGNRHADHTRALIKEKLAHDPDSEIATTCLRVSLTCPLGKMRMTIPTRASTCTHLQCFDGSTYLMMNEKKSTWMCPVCDKPAPFHRLFIDGYFVEILQETSDMNEIQFHEDGTWSPLKTSKEHHVISCSPAAHKSSHKESRSSSSSASGPAPKKPKMEVIDLTISSDEDSDTESECDSPQPMSSNAFGDVISLDSPTPAPSSASTSCDSPMVASPSSNSNSSSSSSSSSSSSSSTPKQPSSPQKSQAGTPNPLAVESYVSCGSPNLVDDNFYEEDSMDYET; encoded by the exons ATGGCGGATTTACCAGAACTGAAG CATATGGTAATGAGTTTTCGGGTCTCAGAATTACAAGTATTATTAGGATATGCTGGAAGAAACAAAACTGGAAGAAAGACTGATTTGATGGGGCGAGCTTTACAGCTACTGCAGAAAGGCTGCTCCGTAcccatacaaataaaaatccgAGAGTTGTACAA TCAAATTTTTGGTTCAAACAGGCGAAAACCCACAGCACCCAAACCAGGAGAAGATGGTTCCATTAACT ttAAATCTGAAGGACCATGGTTTTCAG gtCCAATGGATTATTCCAACCGGATGCATCATGACCCAGCACCACATTCAAGCAGCCTTGGCATGTTGCCAGTTCATCCGGATGTGAAGCTTAAGCATCTGCCATTCTATGACTGTGTGGCAGAACTTATGAAACCTACAAGTTTAG TGCCAAGAGGTTCATCCAAATTCCAAGAGAATCATTACAGTTTCCATCTGACTCCCCAGCAAGCCCAAGACATTGCCATGTCCAG AGATTTCCGACCAGGTGCTAGATGTGAATATACCACACAGATTCAACTCAG ATTTTGTCTGCTGGAGATAAGTTGTGAACAAGATGACCATTTCCCTCCCAGTATCTGTGTTCGTGTGAATGGAAAGATGGCCCCTCTACCA AATCCTATTCCAACTAACAAACCTGGAGTCGAGCCTAAGCGCCCGGGTCGACCGGTAGATATCACACCCCTTTGTCGGCTCTCACCAACCCTGCCCAACCAGATTGAAGTCTCCTGGGCCGCCGACTTTGGACGG GGATTCTGTATTGCCATCTTTTTGGTGAAAAAGTTAACGTCTGACACTTTACTGGGCAGACTTAAACAGTTTGGTAATCGTCATGCTGACCACACCAGAGCCCTTA TCAAGGAGAAGCTGGCCCACGACCCTGACAGTGAAATAGCTACAACTTGTCTCAGAGTATCACTCACATGCCCT CTGGGCAAGATGAGAATGACAATACCCACACGAGCCAGCACCTGTACCCACCTCCAGTGCTTTGACGGCTCCACCTACCTAATGATGAATGAGAAAAAGTCTACCTGGATGTGTCCAGTCTGTGATAAGCCGGCGCCATTTCATCGACTTTTCATTGATGG GTATTTTGTGGAGATATTGCAGGAAACCTCAGACATGAACGAAATTCAGTTCCACGAAGACGGGACGTGGAGTCCATTGAAGACCTCAAAGGAACATCATGTGATTTCCTGCAGTCCTGCGGCTCACAAGTCCAGTCATAAAGAGTCCAGGTCCTCCTCCTCCTCAGCCTCAG GACCTGCTCCAAAGAAGCCCAAAATGGAAGTGATAGACTTAACAATTAGTTCTGATGAAGATTCAGACACTGAAAGTGAATGTGATTCACCTCAGCCCATGTCATCGAATGCATTTGGTGATGTCATCAGCCTGGACTCTCCCACTCCAGCGCCATCCTCTGCATCAACGTCATGTGACTCCCCCATGGTGGCCTCACCATCATCCAATTCAAATTCATCTTCATCCTCATCCTCATCTTCATCATCTTCCTCCAGCACCCCAAAGCAACCATCCTCACCACAGAAATCTCAAGCAGGAACCCCA AACCCCTTGGCTGTTGAAAGTTATGTTTCATGTGGATCTCCCAACCTGGTAGATGATAATTTTTATGAAGAAGATTCCATGGACTATGAAACTTAA
- the LOC105332216 gene encoding E3 SUMO-protein ligase PIAS2 isoform X1, with protein MADLPELKHMVMSFRVSELQVLLGYAGRNKTGRKTDLMGRALQLLQKGCSVPIQIKIRELYNQIFGSNRRKPTAPKPGEDGSINFKSEGPWFSGPMDYSNRMHHDPAPHSSSLGMLPVHPDVKLKHLPFYDCVAELMKPTSLVPRGSSKFQENHYSFHLTPQQAQDIAMSRDFRPGARCEYTTQIQLRFCLLEISCEQDDHFPPSICVRVNGKMAPLPNPIPTNKPGVEPKRPGRPVDITPLCRLSPTLPNQIEVSWAADFGRGFCIAIFLVKKLTSDTLLGRLKQFGNRHADHTRALIKEKLAHDPDSEIATTCLRVSLTCPLGKMRMTIPTRASTCTHLQCFDGSTYLMMNEKKSTWMCPVCDKPAPFHRLFIDGYFVEILQETSDMNEIQFHEDGTWSPLKTSKEHHVISCSPAAHKSSHKESRSSSSSASGPAPKKPKMEVIDLTISSDEDSDTESECDSPQPMSSNAFGDVISLDSPTPAPSSASTSCDSPMVASPSSNSNSSSSSSSSSSSSSSTPKQPSSPQKSQAGTPVSAPLSAPQSVSSLSPARSSRQSTPALAHSPRPLPSPSPPGGQPVIHSPLGIRISPVTPPSTTPILAPFQPIPAPVSIPAPVFPHYPAPPQIQNYDPNLDREIEDFLRGIVWDQYR; from the exons ATGGCGGATTTACCAGAACTGAAG CATATGGTAATGAGTTTTCGGGTCTCAGAATTACAAGTATTATTAGGATATGCTGGAAGAAACAAAACTGGAAGAAAGACTGATTTGATGGGGCGAGCTTTACAGCTACTGCAGAAAGGCTGCTCCGTAcccatacaaataaaaatccgAGAGTTGTACAA TCAAATTTTTGGTTCAAACAGGCGAAAACCCACAGCACCCAAACCAGGAGAAGATGGTTCCATTAACT ttAAATCTGAAGGACCATGGTTTTCAG gtCCAATGGATTATTCCAACCGGATGCATCATGACCCAGCACCACATTCAAGCAGCCTTGGCATGTTGCCAGTTCATCCGGATGTGAAGCTTAAGCATCTGCCATTCTATGACTGTGTGGCAGAACTTATGAAACCTACAAGTTTAG TGCCAAGAGGTTCATCCAAATTCCAAGAGAATCATTACAGTTTCCATCTGACTCCCCAGCAAGCCCAAGACATTGCCATGTCCAG AGATTTCCGACCAGGTGCTAGATGTGAATATACCACACAGATTCAACTCAG ATTTTGTCTGCTGGAGATAAGTTGTGAACAAGATGACCATTTCCCTCCCAGTATCTGTGTTCGTGTGAATGGAAAGATGGCCCCTCTACCA AATCCTATTCCAACTAACAAACCTGGAGTCGAGCCTAAGCGCCCGGGTCGACCGGTAGATATCACACCCCTTTGTCGGCTCTCACCAACCCTGCCCAACCAGATTGAAGTCTCCTGGGCCGCCGACTTTGGACGG GGATTCTGTATTGCCATCTTTTTGGTGAAAAAGTTAACGTCTGACACTTTACTGGGCAGACTTAAACAGTTTGGTAATCGTCATGCTGACCACACCAGAGCCCTTA TCAAGGAGAAGCTGGCCCACGACCCTGACAGTGAAATAGCTACAACTTGTCTCAGAGTATCACTCACATGCCCT CTGGGCAAGATGAGAATGACAATACCCACACGAGCCAGCACCTGTACCCACCTCCAGTGCTTTGACGGCTCCACCTACCTAATGATGAATGAGAAAAAGTCTACCTGGATGTGTCCAGTCTGTGATAAGCCGGCGCCATTTCATCGACTTTTCATTGATGG GTATTTTGTGGAGATATTGCAGGAAACCTCAGACATGAACGAAATTCAGTTCCACGAAGACGGGACGTGGAGTCCATTGAAGACCTCAAAGGAACATCATGTGATTTCCTGCAGTCCTGCGGCTCACAAGTCCAGTCATAAAGAGTCCAGGTCCTCCTCCTCCTCAGCCTCAG GACCTGCTCCAAAGAAGCCCAAAATGGAAGTGATAGACTTAACAATTAGTTCTGATGAAGATTCAGACACTGAAAGTGAATGTGATTCACCTCAGCCCATGTCATCGAATGCATTTGGTGATGTCATCAGCCTGGACTCTCCCACTCCAGCGCCATCCTCTGCATCAACGTCATGTGACTCCCCCATGGTGGCCTCACCATCATCCAATTCAAATTCATCTTCATCCTCATCCTCATCTTCATCATCTTCCTCCAGCACCCCAAAGCAACCATCCTCACCACAGAAATCTCAAGCAGGAACCCCAGTAAGTGCCCCCTTATCAGCGCCCCAGTCAGTAAGCTCCCTCTCCCCTGCCCGGTCCTCGCGCCAGTCTACGCCTGCCCTAGCTCATAGTCCTCGCCCCTTGCCCTCGCCTTCGCCTCCGGGAGGACAGCCCGTGATTCACTCTCCTTTAGGAATTAGAATTTCCCCTGTGACGCCCCCCTCTACTACCCCCATTTTAGCCCCTTTTCAACCAATACCAGCCCCAGTGTCAATACCAGCACCTGTATTTCCCCATTATCCTGCCCCTCCacaaatacaaaattatgaCCCCAACTTAGATAGAGAGATTGAAGACTTCTTAAGGGGAATTGTGTGGGACCAATATAGATAG
- the LOC105332216 gene encoding E3 SUMO-protein ligase PIAS2 isoform X3, which translates to MADLPELKHMVMSFRVSELQVLLGYAGRNKTGRKTDLMGRALQLLQKGCSVPIQIKIRELYNQIFGSNRRKPTAPKPGEDGSINCPMDYSNRMHHDPAPHSSSLGMLPVHPDVKLKHLPFYDCVAELMKPTSLVPRGSSKFQENHYSFHLTPQQAQDIAMSRDFRPGARCEYTTQIQLRFCLLEISCEQDDHFPPSICVRVNGKMAPLPNPIPTNKPGVEPKRPGRPVDITPLCRLSPTLPNQIEVSWAADFGRGFCIAIFLVKKLTSDTLLGRLKQFGNRHADHTRALIKEKLAHDPDSEIATTCLRVSLTCPLGKMRMTIPTRASTCTHLQCFDGSTYLMMNEKKSTWMCPVCDKPAPFHRLFIDGYFVEILQETSDMNEIQFHEDGTWSPLKTSKEHHVISCSPAAHKSSHKESRSSSSSASGPAPKKPKMEVIDLTISSDEDSDTESECDSPQPMSSNAFGDVISLDSPTPAPSSASTSCDSPMVASPSSNSNSSSSSSSSSSSSSSTPKQPSSPQKSQAGTPVSAPLSAPQSVSSLSPARSSRQSTPALAHSPRPLPSPSPPGGQPVIHSPLGIRISPVTPPSTTPILAPFQPIPAPVSIPAPVFPHYPAPPQIQNYDPNLDREIEDFLRGIVWDQYR; encoded by the exons ATGGCGGATTTACCAGAACTGAAG CATATGGTAATGAGTTTTCGGGTCTCAGAATTACAAGTATTATTAGGATATGCTGGAAGAAACAAAACTGGAAGAAAGACTGATTTGATGGGGCGAGCTTTACAGCTACTGCAGAAAGGCTGCTCCGTAcccatacaaataaaaatccgAGAGTTGTACAA TCAAATTTTTGGTTCAAACAGGCGAAAACCCACAGCACCCAAACCAGGAGAAGATGGTTCCATTAACT gtCCAATGGATTATTCCAACCGGATGCATCATGACCCAGCACCACATTCAAGCAGCCTTGGCATGTTGCCAGTTCATCCGGATGTGAAGCTTAAGCATCTGCCATTCTATGACTGTGTGGCAGAACTTATGAAACCTACAAGTTTAG TGCCAAGAGGTTCATCCAAATTCCAAGAGAATCATTACAGTTTCCATCTGACTCCCCAGCAAGCCCAAGACATTGCCATGTCCAG AGATTTCCGACCAGGTGCTAGATGTGAATATACCACACAGATTCAACTCAG ATTTTGTCTGCTGGAGATAAGTTGTGAACAAGATGACCATTTCCCTCCCAGTATCTGTGTTCGTGTGAATGGAAAGATGGCCCCTCTACCA AATCCTATTCCAACTAACAAACCTGGAGTCGAGCCTAAGCGCCCGGGTCGACCGGTAGATATCACACCCCTTTGTCGGCTCTCACCAACCCTGCCCAACCAGATTGAAGTCTCCTGGGCCGCCGACTTTGGACGG GGATTCTGTATTGCCATCTTTTTGGTGAAAAAGTTAACGTCTGACACTTTACTGGGCAGACTTAAACAGTTTGGTAATCGTCATGCTGACCACACCAGAGCCCTTA TCAAGGAGAAGCTGGCCCACGACCCTGACAGTGAAATAGCTACAACTTGTCTCAGAGTATCACTCACATGCCCT CTGGGCAAGATGAGAATGACAATACCCACACGAGCCAGCACCTGTACCCACCTCCAGTGCTTTGACGGCTCCACCTACCTAATGATGAATGAGAAAAAGTCTACCTGGATGTGTCCAGTCTGTGATAAGCCGGCGCCATTTCATCGACTTTTCATTGATGG GTATTTTGTGGAGATATTGCAGGAAACCTCAGACATGAACGAAATTCAGTTCCACGAAGACGGGACGTGGAGTCCATTGAAGACCTCAAAGGAACATCATGTGATTTCCTGCAGTCCTGCGGCTCACAAGTCCAGTCATAAAGAGTCCAGGTCCTCCTCCTCCTCAGCCTCAG GACCTGCTCCAAAGAAGCCCAAAATGGAAGTGATAGACTTAACAATTAGTTCTGATGAAGATTCAGACACTGAAAGTGAATGTGATTCACCTCAGCCCATGTCATCGAATGCATTTGGTGATGTCATCAGCCTGGACTCTCCCACTCCAGCGCCATCCTCTGCATCAACGTCATGTGACTCCCCCATGGTGGCCTCACCATCATCCAATTCAAATTCATCTTCATCCTCATCCTCATCTTCATCATCTTCCTCCAGCACCCCAAAGCAACCATCCTCACCACAGAAATCTCAAGCAGGAACCCCAGTAAGTGCCCCCTTATCAGCGCCCCAGTCAGTAAGCTCCCTCTCCCCTGCCCGGTCCTCGCGCCAGTCTACGCCTGCCCTAGCTCATAGTCCTCGCCCCTTGCCCTCGCCTTCGCCTCCGGGAGGACAGCCCGTGATTCACTCTCCTTTAGGAATTAGAATTTCCCCTGTGACGCCCCCCTCTACTACCCCCATTTTAGCCCCTTTTCAACCAATACCAGCCCCAGTGTCAATACCAGCACCTGTATTTCCCCATTATCCTGCCCCTCCacaaatacaaaattatgaCCCCAACTTAGATAGAGAGATTGAAGACTTCTTAAGGGGAATTGTGTGGGACCAATATAGATAG
- the LOC105332216 gene encoding E3 SUMO-protein ligase PIAS2 isoform X2, whose protein sequence is MADLPELKHMVMSFRVSELQVLLGYAGRNKTGRKTDLMGRALQLLQKGCSVPIQIKIRELYKRKPTAPKPGEDGSINFKSEGPWFSGPMDYSNRMHHDPAPHSSSLGMLPVHPDVKLKHLPFYDCVAELMKPTSLVPRGSSKFQENHYSFHLTPQQAQDIAMSRDFRPGARCEYTTQIQLRFCLLEISCEQDDHFPPSICVRVNGKMAPLPNPIPTNKPGVEPKRPGRPVDITPLCRLSPTLPNQIEVSWAADFGRGFCIAIFLVKKLTSDTLLGRLKQFGNRHADHTRALIKEKLAHDPDSEIATTCLRVSLTCPLGKMRMTIPTRASTCTHLQCFDGSTYLMMNEKKSTWMCPVCDKPAPFHRLFIDGYFVEILQETSDMNEIQFHEDGTWSPLKTSKEHHVISCSPAAHKSSHKESRSSSSSASGPAPKKPKMEVIDLTISSDEDSDTESECDSPQPMSSNAFGDVISLDSPTPAPSSASTSCDSPMVASPSSNSNSSSSSSSSSSSSSSTPKQPSSPQKSQAGTPVSAPLSAPQSVSSLSPARSSRQSTPALAHSPRPLPSPSPPGGQPVIHSPLGIRISPVTPPSTTPILAPFQPIPAPVSIPAPVFPHYPAPPQIQNYDPNLDREIEDFLRGIVWDQYR, encoded by the exons ATGGCGGATTTACCAGAACTGAAG CATATGGTAATGAGTTTTCGGGTCTCAGAATTACAAGTATTATTAGGATATGCTGGAAGAAACAAAACTGGAAGAAAGACTGATTTGATGGGGCGAGCTTTACAGCTACTGCAGAAAGGCTGCTCCGTAcccatacaaataaaaatccgAGAGTTGTACAA GCGAAAACCCACAGCACCCAAACCAGGAGAAGATGGTTCCATTAACT ttAAATCTGAAGGACCATGGTTTTCAG gtCCAATGGATTATTCCAACCGGATGCATCATGACCCAGCACCACATTCAAGCAGCCTTGGCATGTTGCCAGTTCATCCGGATGTGAAGCTTAAGCATCTGCCATTCTATGACTGTGTGGCAGAACTTATGAAACCTACAAGTTTAG TGCCAAGAGGTTCATCCAAATTCCAAGAGAATCATTACAGTTTCCATCTGACTCCCCAGCAAGCCCAAGACATTGCCATGTCCAG AGATTTCCGACCAGGTGCTAGATGTGAATATACCACACAGATTCAACTCAG ATTTTGTCTGCTGGAGATAAGTTGTGAACAAGATGACCATTTCCCTCCCAGTATCTGTGTTCGTGTGAATGGAAAGATGGCCCCTCTACCA AATCCTATTCCAACTAACAAACCTGGAGTCGAGCCTAAGCGCCCGGGTCGACCGGTAGATATCACACCCCTTTGTCGGCTCTCACCAACCCTGCCCAACCAGATTGAAGTCTCCTGGGCCGCCGACTTTGGACGG GGATTCTGTATTGCCATCTTTTTGGTGAAAAAGTTAACGTCTGACACTTTACTGGGCAGACTTAAACAGTTTGGTAATCGTCATGCTGACCACACCAGAGCCCTTA TCAAGGAGAAGCTGGCCCACGACCCTGACAGTGAAATAGCTACAACTTGTCTCAGAGTATCACTCACATGCCCT CTGGGCAAGATGAGAATGACAATACCCACACGAGCCAGCACCTGTACCCACCTCCAGTGCTTTGACGGCTCCACCTACCTAATGATGAATGAGAAAAAGTCTACCTGGATGTGTCCAGTCTGTGATAAGCCGGCGCCATTTCATCGACTTTTCATTGATGG GTATTTTGTGGAGATATTGCAGGAAACCTCAGACATGAACGAAATTCAGTTCCACGAAGACGGGACGTGGAGTCCATTGAAGACCTCAAAGGAACATCATGTGATTTCCTGCAGTCCTGCGGCTCACAAGTCCAGTCATAAAGAGTCCAGGTCCTCCTCCTCCTCAGCCTCAG GACCTGCTCCAAAGAAGCCCAAAATGGAAGTGATAGACTTAACAATTAGTTCTGATGAAGATTCAGACACTGAAAGTGAATGTGATTCACCTCAGCCCATGTCATCGAATGCATTTGGTGATGTCATCAGCCTGGACTCTCCCACTCCAGCGCCATCCTCTGCATCAACGTCATGTGACTCCCCCATGGTGGCCTCACCATCATCCAATTCAAATTCATCTTCATCCTCATCCTCATCTTCATCATCTTCCTCCAGCACCCCAAAGCAACCATCCTCACCACAGAAATCTCAAGCAGGAACCCCAGTAAGTGCCCCCTTATCAGCGCCCCAGTCAGTAAGCTCCCTCTCCCCTGCCCGGTCCTCGCGCCAGTCTACGCCTGCCCTAGCTCATAGTCCTCGCCCCTTGCCCTCGCCTTCGCCTCCGGGAGGACAGCCCGTGATTCACTCTCCTTTAGGAATTAGAATTTCCCCTGTGACGCCCCCCTCTACTACCCCCATTTTAGCCCCTTTTCAACCAATACCAGCCCCAGTGTCAATACCAGCACCTGTATTTCCCCATTATCCTGCCCCTCCacaaatacaaaattatgaCCCCAACTTAGATAGAGAGATTGAAGACTTCTTAAGGGGAATTGTGTGGGACCAATATAGATAG
- the LOC105332216 gene encoding E3 SUMO-protein ligase PIAS2 isoform X4, producing the protein MADLPELKHMVMSFRVSELQVLLGYAGRNKTGRKTDLMGRALQLLQKGCSVPIQIKIRELYKRKPTAPKPGEDGSINCPMDYSNRMHHDPAPHSSSLGMLPVHPDVKLKHLPFYDCVAELMKPTSLVPRGSSKFQENHYSFHLTPQQAQDIAMSRDFRPGARCEYTTQIQLRFCLLEISCEQDDHFPPSICVRVNGKMAPLPNPIPTNKPGVEPKRPGRPVDITPLCRLSPTLPNQIEVSWAADFGRGFCIAIFLVKKLTSDTLLGRLKQFGNRHADHTRALIKEKLAHDPDSEIATTCLRVSLTCPLGKMRMTIPTRASTCTHLQCFDGSTYLMMNEKKSTWMCPVCDKPAPFHRLFIDGYFVEILQETSDMNEIQFHEDGTWSPLKTSKEHHVISCSPAAHKSSHKESRSSSSSASGPAPKKPKMEVIDLTISSDEDSDTESECDSPQPMSSNAFGDVISLDSPTPAPSSASTSCDSPMVASPSSNSNSSSSSSSSSSSSSSTPKQPSSPQKSQAGTPVSAPLSAPQSVSSLSPARSSRQSTPALAHSPRPLPSPSPPGGQPVIHSPLGIRISPVTPPSTTPILAPFQPIPAPVSIPAPVFPHYPAPPQIQNYDPNLDREIEDFLRGIVWDQYR; encoded by the exons ATGGCGGATTTACCAGAACTGAAG CATATGGTAATGAGTTTTCGGGTCTCAGAATTACAAGTATTATTAGGATATGCTGGAAGAAACAAAACTGGAAGAAAGACTGATTTGATGGGGCGAGCTTTACAGCTACTGCAGAAAGGCTGCTCCGTAcccatacaaataaaaatccgAGAGTTGTACAA GCGAAAACCCACAGCACCCAAACCAGGAGAAGATGGTTCCATTAACT gtCCAATGGATTATTCCAACCGGATGCATCATGACCCAGCACCACATTCAAGCAGCCTTGGCATGTTGCCAGTTCATCCGGATGTGAAGCTTAAGCATCTGCCATTCTATGACTGTGTGGCAGAACTTATGAAACCTACAAGTTTAG TGCCAAGAGGTTCATCCAAATTCCAAGAGAATCATTACAGTTTCCATCTGACTCCCCAGCAAGCCCAAGACATTGCCATGTCCAG AGATTTCCGACCAGGTGCTAGATGTGAATATACCACACAGATTCAACTCAG ATTTTGTCTGCTGGAGATAAGTTGTGAACAAGATGACCATTTCCCTCCCAGTATCTGTGTTCGTGTGAATGGAAAGATGGCCCCTCTACCA AATCCTATTCCAACTAACAAACCTGGAGTCGAGCCTAAGCGCCCGGGTCGACCGGTAGATATCACACCCCTTTGTCGGCTCTCACCAACCCTGCCCAACCAGATTGAAGTCTCCTGGGCCGCCGACTTTGGACGG GGATTCTGTATTGCCATCTTTTTGGTGAAAAAGTTAACGTCTGACACTTTACTGGGCAGACTTAAACAGTTTGGTAATCGTCATGCTGACCACACCAGAGCCCTTA TCAAGGAGAAGCTGGCCCACGACCCTGACAGTGAAATAGCTACAACTTGTCTCAGAGTATCACTCACATGCCCT CTGGGCAAGATGAGAATGACAATACCCACACGAGCCAGCACCTGTACCCACCTCCAGTGCTTTGACGGCTCCACCTACCTAATGATGAATGAGAAAAAGTCTACCTGGATGTGTCCAGTCTGTGATAAGCCGGCGCCATTTCATCGACTTTTCATTGATGG GTATTTTGTGGAGATATTGCAGGAAACCTCAGACATGAACGAAATTCAGTTCCACGAAGACGGGACGTGGAGTCCATTGAAGACCTCAAAGGAACATCATGTGATTTCCTGCAGTCCTGCGGCTCACAAGTCCAGTCATAAAGAGTCCAGGTCCTCCTCCTCCTCAGCCTCAG GACCTGCTCCAAAGAAGCCCAAAATGGAAGTGATAGACTTAACAATTAGTTCTGATGAAGATTCAGACACTGAAAGTGAATGTGATTCACCTCAGCCCATGTCATCGAATGCATTTGGTGATGTCATCAGCCTGGACTCTCCCACTCCAGCGCCATCCTCTGCATCAACGTCATGTGACTCCCCCATGGTGGCCTCACCATCATCCAATTCAAATTCATCTTCATCCTCATCCTCATCTTCATCATCTTCCTCCAGCACCCCAAAGCAACCATCCTCACCACAGAAATCTCAAGCAGGAACCCCAGTAAGTGCCCCCTTATCAGCGCCCCAGTCAGTAAGCTCCCTCTCCCCTGCCCGGTCCTCGCGCCAGTCTACGCCTGCCCTAGCTCATAGTCCTCGCCCCTTGCCCTCGCCTTCGCCTCCGGGAGGACAGCCCGTGATTCACTCTCCTTTAGGAATTAGAATTTCCCCTGTGACGCCCCCCTCTACTACCCCCATTTTAGCCCCTTTTCAACCAATACCAGCCCCAGTGTCAATACCAGCACCTGTATTTCCCCATTATCCTGCCCCTCCacaaatacaaaattatgaCCCCAACTTAGATAGAGAGATTGAAGACTTCTTAAGGGGAATTGTGTGGGACCAATATAGATAG